A section of the Rossellomorea marisflavi genome encodes:
- a CDS encoding FAD:protein FMN transferase yields the protein MTHTFTAMNATIMSHGLSFEQERKLKAMFRGFEERASRFIPGNPVDELNQVPADVPVFLDATIADLLAKSLILTRKVGYRVNPFMGRSMKAIGYTSSFHESYVPEMSGEPIRGFTYEPMEWLTKEWIMKLEDFHFDFGGFGKGYIADRAREMLTREGVTDALVNAGGDLVAIGRQRVGIGHPKLPGKDMIKLLIEDLAMATSGIHHRRWSHEGKDFHHILNGRTGEVATSDVVQSTVIASSAMEAEVVAKLFCILPYEEAKREASKFPDAAYFVYLDDGRVAAGGNKGLYSAMEVAG from the coding sequence ATGACCCATACATTTACAGCCATGAACGCAACCATCATGTCACACGGCCTCTCCTTTGAGCAGGAAAGAAAGCTGAAGGCCATGTTCAGGGGATTCGAAGAGAGGGCGAGCCGTTTCATCCCCGGGAATCCTGTGGATGAGCTCAATCAAGTACCAGCGGACGTTCCGGTATTTCTCGACGCTACGATAGCGGACCTTCTAGCGAAATCCCTCATCCTTACAAGAAAGGTCGGGTACAGGGTGAATCCGTTCATGGGACGATCCATGAAGGCAATCGGCTACACATCATCGTTTCATGAGTCTTACGTGCCTGAAATGTCTGGTGAACCAATTAGGGGCTTCACCTATGAGCCGATGGAGTGGCTTACGAAGGAATGGATCATGAAGCTGGAAGACTTTCACTTCGACTTTGGCGGATTCGGGAAAGGGTATATCGCAGACCGTGCACGGGAGATGCTCACTCGTGAAGGTGTCACGGACGCTTTGGTCAATGCGGGGGGCGATCTGGTGGCCATCGGTCGTCAGCGAGTCGGTATCGGGCACCCGAAGCTTCCGGGAAAAGATATGATCAAGCTTTTAATCGAGGACCTGGCGATGGCAACGTCAGGCATCCATCATCGACGCTGGAGCCATGAGGGAAAGGACTTTCATCACATCCTGAACGGGCGGACAGGCGAAGTAGCCACGAGTGACGTCGTGCAATCCACCGTGATCGCATCTTCTGCCATGGAGGCGGAGGTGGTCGCCAAGCTGTTCTGCATCCTTCCTTATGAAGAGGCGAAACGGGAGGCATCCAAATTCCCCGATGCGGCCTACTTTGTCTATCTGGATGATGGCCGCGTGGCAGCCGGGGGAAATAAAGGCCTTTACAGCGCCATGGAGGTGGCGGGATGA
- a CDS encoding sensor histidine kinase, whose product MREFRERFHKRNYYTVAVVSIILMIIGVIVDNPAGSGIAVHGIMVVIISVCLLLYPTHERRWLRAITVLTVSIYFYALFYMYPGTWSAFVLLCFVPALSILFFDKKLFYSSLSLNIFFVACMAMYIGWVDKGKTYSFFYSDIPGNLVNFVASQIILYFIFYLTNGRIKKQRMYYEEVQQAERMKTTGQLAAAVAHEIRNPLTVVKGFLQYYSQDEHLPKDYKQNFSLMLNELDTAEHVISQFLSISKPEQTEEVDRVDMEQILRDVTELLSMYGILHDNSIELEVDEQCLIAANPMEVKQLFVNLLKNAIEASDSGESVSVKAAKIGKDVFITMTDRGRGMTKEQVDHLGTPFYSLKSKGTGLGLMICYNIVERYNGHIHFESEPGQGATVTVRFPLMQR is encoded by the coding sequence ATGAGAGAATTTCGCGAACGATTTCATAAAAGGAATTATTATACCGTGGCGGTTGTCTCCATCATTCTGATGATTATCGGGGTCATCGTGGATAATCCTGCAGGGTCTGGCATAGCAGTCCACGGGATCATGGTGGTCATCATTTCTGTCTGCCTTCTCCTGTACCCGACGCATGAACGGAGATGGCTCCGCGCCATCACAGTGCTGACGGTATCGATTTATTTTTATGCGCTGTTCTATATGTACCCTGGTACTTGGTCGGCGTTTGTGCTTCTTTGTTTCGTTCCGGCGCTTTCCATCCTGTTCTTCGATAAGAAGCTCTTCTACTCATCGCTTTCGCTGAACATATTCTTTGTTGCATGCATGGCCATGTATATCGGCTGGGTGGATAAGGGAAAGACCTATTCATTTTTTTACTCGGATATTCCCGGCAATCTGGTCAATTTCGTAGCCAGTCAGATCATCCTTTATTTCATCTTCTACCTGACAAACGGGCGCATCAAGAAACAGCGGATGTATTATGAAGAGGTGCAACAGGCAGAACGGATGAAAACGACGGGTCAGCTTGCAGCAGCCGTTGCCCATGAGATCCGGAATCCACTGACCGTGGTGAAAGGGTTCCTGCAGTATTACTCACAGGATGAGCATCTGCCGAAGGACTATAAGCAGAACTTCAGCCTCATGTTGAACGAGCTTGATACGGCGGAGCACGTGATTTCACAGTTCCTGTCCATCTCGAAACCGGAACAGACAGAAGAGGTCGACCGTGTCGACATGGAACAGATCCTGAGGGATGTGACAGAGCTTCTGTCCATGTACGGGATCCTTCATGACAACAGCATCGAGCTGGAGGTAGATGAACAGTGCTTGATCGCGGCCAATCCAATGGAAGTGAAGCAGTTATTCGTCAACCTGTTGAAAAACGCCATCGAAGCGTCTGATTCCGGAGAATCGGTGTCTGTGAAGGCGGCAAAGATTGGAAAAGATGTATTCATCACGATGACCGACCGCGGCAGGGGGATGACGAAGGAGCAGGTGGATCATCTTGGGACGCCGTTTTACTCACTGAAGAGCAAAGGGACTGGTCTTGGTCTCATGATCTGCTACAACATCGTCGAGCGCTACAACGGTCATATTCATTTTGAAAGCGAACCAGGGCAAGGTGCGACGGTCACTGTACGGTTCCCTCTGATGCAACGATAG
- a CDS encoding ABC transporter ATP-binding protein, with product MNLVRTTVNHFKPYWRMLLVALIFSIIGGLFTIAPPVLVKKLVDDVIVGGDLTLLLWVAAGVLGAYLGKSLFETMQEYVQVKIGLDVITDMQIRAFRKLHRAPMSFFSRTPRGDMLFRLTHDVESIQNLNNTVVPRILQQVVGAVAAFSAVFVLFWPAAIVMFCVFAIYIIPSFTLGTKMRKMSAIQRDMSADMYNHLQESIESVRLVRTYQTQDQETGAQEKKLSDWKIFSIRAALIGKVNWRLGNLFNIAAPGVVMLVGGLAIWKGSITVGTLVACLTFIPIMFQPVRSMAEHALTIQQAIPALQRIYEYFDLPEEHDENLPAFGDVVGKIDLTNLWFSYPGSDKQVLKGVSVSLNPGSHIGIVGTSGGGKSTLVQLLLGLYEPDQGSVEIDGKNLYEYNRNSFRQQVGVVSQETFLLNSTLRQNLLYGKPDATQEELEQAVDAAGLKELIESLDEQYDTIVGERGLKLSGGQRQRVAMARAILRQPPVLIFDEATSSLDGENEERVQASLEELIPGRTTITIAHRLVTVRKADVIILLDQGVIAEKGTHEELLMQRGKYYELYRAQYSELERELIG from the coding sequence ATGAATCTAGTACGAACGACAGTGAATCATTTTAAGCCTTATTGGCGCATGCTTTTAGTTGCTCTTATTTTTTCTATTATCGGTGGTCTTTTTACCATCGCACCGCCCGTCCTTGTGAAGAAGCTTGTGGATGACGTGATCGTAGGCGGCGATCTTACCCTCCTTCTGTGGGTGGCGGCCGGGGTCCTCGGTGCCTACTTGGGGAAATCCCTATTTGAGACGATGCAGGAGTACGTTCAGGTGAAGATCGGCCTCGATGTGATCACCGACATGCAGATCCGGGCTTTCCGGAAGCTGCACCGCGCACCGATGTCATTCTTCTCGAGAACACCGAGGGGCGATATGCTCTTCAGGCTCACCCATGATGTCGAGTCGATCCAGAATCTGAACAACACCGTAGTGCCAAGGATCCTCCAGCAGGTGGTTGGAGCGGTGGCGGCATTCTCGGCCGTATTCGTGCTCTTCTGGCCGGCGGCGATTGTTATGTTCTGCGTCTTCGCCATCTATATCATCCCGTCCTTCACTCTGGGGACGAAGATGAGGAAGATGAGCGCCATTCAGCGCGATATGAGTGCAGACATGTATAATCATCTGCAGGAAAGCATCGAAAGCGTCCGGCTCGTCAGGACGTATCAGACACAGGATCAGGAAACGGGGGCACAGGAGAAGAAGCTGTCTGATTGGAAGATATTCTCCATCCGTGCAGCCCTGATCGGAAAGGTCAACTGGCGTCTCGGGAATCTGTTCAATATCGCGGCACCGGGTGTCGTCATGCTGGTAGGTGGCCTTGCGATCTGGAAGGGAAGCATCACAGTCGGGACCCTGGTCGCCTGCCTGACATTCATCCCCATCATGTTCCAGCCCGTCCGCTCCATGGCGGAGCATGCCCTGACGATCCAGCAGGCCATCCCGGCCCTTCAACGGATCTATGAATACTTCGATTTGCCGGAAGAACATGACGAGAACCTTCCTGCCTTCGGGGACGTCGTTGGGAAAATCGATCTTACGAATCTATGGTTCTCGTATCCTGGCAGTGATAAGCAGGTGTTGAAGGGCGTATCGGTCTCCTTGAATCCAGGAAGCCATATCGGGATCGTCGGTACGAGCGGGGGAGGGAAGAGTACCCTTGTCCAGCTCCTTCTCGGTCTGTATGAGCCGGATCAAGGATCTGTCGAGATCGACGGCAAGAATTTATATGAGTACAATCGCAACAGCTTCCGCCAGCAGGTCGGGGTCGTATCTCAGGAAACATTCCTCCTGAACAGCACCCTGCGTCAGAACCTGCTGTACGGTAAGCCCGACGCCACACAGGAAGAACTCGAGCAAGCGGTGGATGCCGCAGGGCTCAAGGAATTGATCGAGTCCCTCGATGAGCAGTACGACACCATCGTCGGGGAGCGTGGATTGAAGCTCTCAGGCGGGCAGCGCCAGCGCGTCGCCATGGCCCGTGCCATCCTGAGGCAGCCACCTGTCCTGATTTTTGATGAAGCCACGTCTTCATTGGACGGCGAGAATGAAGAAAGGGTTCAGGCTTCCCTGGAAGAACTGATTCCTGGCCGGACGACCATTACGATCGCCCACCGCCTCGTCACGGTGAGGAAGGCGGATGTCATCATCCTCCTCGATCAAGGGGTCATCGCAGAAAAAGGAACACATGAAGAACTCCTCATGCAGAGGGGTAAATACTATGAACTGTACAGAGCTCAGTACAGCGAACTGGAAAGGGAGCTGATCGGATGA
- a CDS encoding cupin domain-containing protein: MPFNQSYCYVEPAIEAGMMRDAVQYDETADLAAGISYKACSVELYSRLVNETDDREAQDTLLELMENEQRMCWQLTNWYMSLTGTAPVCHVETIPFSSYEEGLQIAYDRELSRYEEFSRVGASGQHSQVYGVLLNANQGGWEHAKRLCAIGAGRSQRVILKDYGPNPFSVNIEEATLENNTFRTALWTGNHLQVTLMSIKPGEDIGLEIHPDTDQFLRLEGGQGIVQMGDRPDHLYYQQPVKDASAIMVPAGTWHNVINTGATPIKLYSIYAPPHHARGTVHKTKADAEAAENQPRLPYTNGVWW; encoded by the coding sequence ATGCCTTTTAATCAGTCATACTGTTATGTGGAGCCGGCGATCGAAGCCGGGATGATGAGGGATGCCGTGCAGTACGATGAAACAGCGGATTTAGCGGCGGGAATCAGTTATAAGGCTTGTTCCGTAGAGCTGTACAGTCGATTGGTGAATGAAACGGATGACCGGGAGGCGCAGGATACCCTCCTTGAACTGATGGAAAATGAGCAGCGGATGTGCTGGCAGTTGACGAACTGGTATATGTCCCTGACGGGGACGGCTCCGGTATGCCATGTTGAAACCATTCCATTCAGCTCATATGAGGAAGGACTTCAGATTGCCTATGACCGGGAACTGAGCAGGTATGAAGAGTTTTCGAGAGTGGGAGCTTCAGGTCAGCATTCCCAGGTATATGGAGTACTGCTGAACGCCAACCAGGGCGGATGGGAGCACGCAAAGCGCCTTTGTGCCATCGGGGCAGGCAGGAGTCAGCGTGTCATCCTCAAGGATTATGGCCCGAATCCATTCTCCGTCAACATAGAGGAAGCGACACTGGAGAACAATACCTTCCGCACGGCCTTGTGGACGGGGAATCATCTGCAGGTCACCCTGATGAGCATCAAACCGGGAGAGGATATCGGACTCGAGATCCATCCCGATACGGATCAATTCCTTCGCCTCGAGGGAGGACAGGGGATCGTCCAGATGGGGGACCGTCCCGATCATCTTTATTATCAACAGCCTGTCAAAGATGCCTCTGCCATCATGGTGCCTGCAGGAACGTGGCATAATGTGATCAACACGGGGGCCACCCCGATCAAGCTTTACTCCATCTATGCCCCTCCACATCATGCGAGGGGAACGGTGCATAAAACGAAAGCCGATGCCGAGGCAGCGGAAAACCAGCCGAGACTTCCATATACAAATGGAGTCTGGTGGTAG
- a CDS encoding ferric reductase-like transmembrane domain-containing protein, whose protein sequence is MNWIWFGIRILGLTSYLLLTLSVLGGILRGIPKKKFFLLQFHQQIGQIALLLGGLHGFLLLFDSYEPYSLVGLLVPFSSTYEPVLSGFGTIGLYLLLIVIVTSDFMKTIGRAVWKKAHYLAFPSWLLIWAHGLFMGTEGREEWALVMYGSTFLLVLFATIYMTAGRRKQKKPVDARSAH, encoded by the coding sequence ATGAATTGGATCTGGTTTGGCATCAGGATCCTTGGACTCACTTCTTATCTTCTCCTGACCTTGTCGGTACTTGGCGGGATCCTGAGGGGGATACCGAAGAAGAAATTCTTCCTGCTCCAGTTCCATCAGCAAATCGGACAGATCGCCCTCCTTCTCGGTGGACTACACGGATTCCTCCTGCTGTTCGATTCCTATGAACCGTATAGCCTGGTCGGGCTCCTTGTTCCGTTTTCCTCCACCTATGAGCCGGTGTTGAGCGGGTTCGGGACGATTGGTCTCTATCTGCTGCTTATCGTCATCGTGACGTCCGATTTCATGAAAACGATCGGACGTGCAGTCTGGAAGAAAGCTCACTACCTTGCCTTCCCATCCTGGCTGTTGATCTGGGCACACGGATTGTTCATGGGCACAGAAGGAAGGGAAGAATGGGCACTGGTCATGTACGGTTCCACGTTCCTCCTTGTCCTGTTTGCCACGATTTACATGACGGCAGGGCGAAGGAAGCAGAAAAAGCCTGTGGATGCTCGCTCCGCCCACTGA
- a CDS encoding ABC transporter ATP-binding protein, with product MSAGTVSPKKSRDGRRVLSFLRPYKKWVIADSVVIAISQVFSALIPTLALSWLVDTILPGENSTWLWGLMWLLILSAVLDLVMMVIDEYFCHQTAKTVTNWQKLRLFRHLQVLPYSFYHHNSTGEMLARVSDDPDTLHNFLAWEGSTFMASAQGVFLYSIVLFFIHPYLMIASVVFGVLFYWTSNLVGARTRAASADARKEASRYLERLRESVTGIHLSRVSGVSDSEVESVVAIRDTFVKHSIKELKARMQSVVVVSSYNGFALALVYLISTLLIWDKGLTSGQMLTAGGLVTIAANEMQRLLRNWLSVRRTGPALDRSEILLAEEASRAESTKGVRGDRSKGEIQLEDVTFTYPGKEDDVLKGVSFSIKPGETCALVGPSGSGKSTIVDLLFKFYDAGKGSIKVDGRDVAEWDTDWLRSQMAIVTQDVMMRSGSLAENLRIGKRDATDEELMEALEASGLGDLITTLPDGLDTLVGERGSLLSGGQKQRLSLARAILKDAPIMVLDEASSALDPITETKINEAVLRAGKNQTIIIVSHRLSTVLAADKIVVLENGRIVEEGTHGDLLLHRDGVYARLFGREAEIGGATVGGI from the coding sequence ATGAGCGCCGGTACGGTTTCACCAAAGAAAAGCCGTGACGGCAGGAGGGTCCTGTCCTTCCTCCGTCCCTATAAAAAATGGGTGATCGCGGATTCCGTGGTCATCGCCATCTCTCAGGTGTTCTCTGCCCTGATCCCGACCCTGGCCTTGAGCTGGCTCGTGGATACGATCCTTCCGGGGGAGAACTCCACATGGCTATGGGGCCTGATGTGGCTGTTGATCCTTTCGGCGGTCCTCGACCTCGTCATGATGGTCATCGATGAATATTTCTGCCATCAGACCGCGAAGACTGTGACGAACTGGCAGAAGCTGAGGCTGTTCAGGCATCTTCAAGTCTTGCCGTATTCGTTCTACCACCATAATTCCACCGGGGAAATGCTCGCGAGGGTGTCGGATGATCCGGACACCCTGCATAACTTCCTTGCGTGGGAAGGATCCACGTTCATGGCAAGTGCTCAAGGTGTATTCCTCTACAGCATTGTACTGTTCTTCATCCACCCGTATCTCATGATTGCGAGTGTCGTTTTCGGTGTCCTCTTCTACTGGACGTCTAATCTTGTCGGTGCAAGGACTCGTGCGGCTTCAGCCGATGCACGGAAGGAAGCGTCACGCTACCTTGAGCGGCTGCGCGAGTCGGTGACGGGGATCCATCTTTCGCGGGTGTCGGGCGTATCCGATAGTGAAGTGGAGAGCGTCGTCGCCATCAGGGATACATTTGTCAAGCACTCCATCAAAGAGCTGAAGGCCCGCATGCAGTCCGTCGTGGTCGTTTCAAGCTACAATGGATTCGCCCTGGCCCTGGTTTATCTGATTTCCACGTTGTTGATCTGGGATAAGGGATTGACGAGCGGTCAGATGCTGACGGCGGGTGGCCTTGTCACCATCGCGGCGAATGAAATGCAGCGTCTCCTGCGGAACTGGCTGTCTGTCAGGCGGACGGGGCCGGCCCTCGACAGGTCGGAAATCCTTCTTGCTGAAGAAGCGTCCCGTGCAGAATCCACCAAAGGAGTCCGGGGTGACCGTTCCAAGGGAGAGATTCAACTAGAAGATGTGACCTTTACCTATCCGGGGAAAGAAGACGATGTGCTCAAAGGAGTCTCCTTCTCGATCAAACCGGGGGAAACCTGCGCCCTTGTAGGTCCGAGTGGCTCAGGGAAATCCACCATCGTCGATCTTCTGTTCAAATTTTATGACGCAGGAAAAGGAAGCATCAAGGTGGACGGCCGTGACGTGGCAGAGTGGGACACCGACTGGCTCAGGTCCCAGATGGCCATCGTCACCCAGGACGTCATGATGCGGAGCGGGTCTCTTGCTGAGAACCTGCGGATCGGTAAGCGGGATGCCACAGATGAAGAGCTTATGGAAGCCCTTGAAGCAAGCGGTCTCGGGGATCTGATCACCACGCTTCCCGACGGACTCGACACGCTCGTCGGGGAGAGGGGAAGTCTCTTGTCGGGCGGTCAGAAGCAGCGCTTATCCCTAGCCCGTGCCATCTTGAAGGATGCGCCGATCATGGTACTCGATGAAGCGAGTTCGGCTCTTGATCCGATCACGGAAACAAAGATCAATGAAGCCGTGCTCCGCGCCGGGAAAAATCAGACCATCATCATCGTCTCCCACCGGCTTTCCACTGTCCTTGCAGCCGATAAAATCGTCGTCCTCGAAAACGGCCGGATTGTGGAAGAAGGAACGCACGGCGACCTTCTTCTTCACCGGGATGGCGTGTACGCCAGACTGTTCGGCCGCGAAGCTGAAATCGGCGGTGCGACCGTCGGAGGCATATAG